The Gemmatimonadales bacterium genome segment CCCAACACCTTATGCCCACTCGTCATTGGATCTCCGAGCTTGCTTCGCATGTCGGCGAGCCGGTCGCCGTCAACGGCTGGGTCACCACCACTCGCTCCTCAGGCAAGATCGCCTTCGTCGTCGTTCGCGACGGCACCGGCTACCTCCAGGGCGTCATCGGCAAGGCCGGCGCCGCGCCGGAGGTCTGGGACCGCTTCACATCGCTCACCCAGGAGGCCTGCGTCCGTCTCGAGGGCGCGGTGCGCGCCGACCAGCGCTCGCCCGGCGGGGTCGAGCTTTCGGTCACCGGCCTAACGGTCCTCGGCCCGAGCGTGGACTTCCCCATCACGCCCAAGGAGCACGGGACAGCGTTCCTCATGGAGCGCCGGCACCTCTGGCT includes the following:
- a CDS encoding amino acid--tRNA ligase-related protein gives rise to the protein MPTRHWISELASHVGEPVAVNGWVTTTRSSGKIAFVVVRDGTGYLQGVIGKAGAAPEVWDRFTSLTQEACVRLEGAVRADQRSPGGVELSVTGLTVLGPSVDFPITPKEHGTAFLMERRHLWLRSRRQVAIMRVRDEVIKAMRDFFYERGFALVDTPILTGSIGESAGTLFETEYFDLGTAYLGQTGQLYLESACAALGKVYCCGPTFRAEKSKTRRHLTEYWMVEPEVAFNTSDDNM